A window from Listeria seeligeri serovar 1/2b str. SLCC3954 encodes these proteins:
- a CDS encoding DUF5068 domain-containing protein, with product MKKWITIISIVSILALLGACGNDDNTEKEKVDKTTTDTTAKKAKSTPKETNETADTKKNETADKATTTDSNETKTTVPKENKKASAPTNSSKTEAPKSTTPKEAFSLSASGFKVSNVQPVLGGEVTTTYLSSSKSFQKDFESLTLSINQYKVEHVVGANKEVSTSNPESYLANKNGYVITLDISIKNRATTDKMYKADQISLLGSSKSVGGSLDNFVPSSFHLSGSSADPYNFSAGKTARGLLTFTMDEETYNNIAKNSQIGVPDPSRFDSSSTKNSSQDNIIAPFPIK from the coding sequence ATGAAAAAATGGATAACTATTATATCAATCGTAAGTATACTTGCTCTTTTAGGAGCTTGTGGTAACGATGATAATACTGAAAAAGAAAAGGTTGATAAAACTACAACAGATACTACCGCAAAAAAAGCAAAATCCACACCAAAAGAAACGAACGAAACAGCAGATACGAAAAAAAACGAAACAGCAGATAAAGCAACAACTACAGATAGTAATGAAACAAAAACAACTGTTCCAAAAGAAAACAAAAAAGCTAGTGCTCCAACCAATTCAAGTAAAACAGAAGCACCAAAAAGCACAACTCCAAAAGAAGCATTTTCTTTATCTGCTTCTGGATTTAAAGTATCAAACGTTCAACCAGTTCTTGGTGGAGAAGTAACCACTACTTATTTATCAAGTTCAAAATCGTTCCAAAAAGATTTTGAATCATTAACACTATCAATTAATCAATACAAAGTGGAACATGTCGTTGGTGCTAACAAAGAAGTGAGCACAAGTAACCCAGAAAGTTATTTAGCAAATAAAAATGGTTATGTTATTACATTAGATATCTCAATTAAAAACAGAGCTACTACAGATAAGATGTATAAAGCCGACCAAATTAGTTTATTAGGTTCAAGTAAATCAGTTGGAGGAAGTTTAGATAATTTTGTACCTTCTAGTTTCCATCTTTCTGGTAGTTCCGCAGATCCTTATAATTTTTCGGCAGGCAAAACTGCAAGAGGGCTTTTAACTTTCACAATGGATGAAGAAACTTATAACAACATAGCAAAAAATTCCCAAATTGGTGTTCCAGATCCAAGTAGATTTGACTCTAGCTCAACAAAAAATAGTAGTCAAGACAATATTATTGCACCATTTCCAATTAAGTAA
- a CDS encoding magnesium transporter CorA family protein, giving the protein MHQIFKSDENGKLIELEEVTRNCWINIVAPTSEEINKIADNYEIPLEFLEDPLDKDESARIERDDDSDSVLIVCDFPVVDEDDIHYASFETIPMGIIITKDYFITICTIDSSIVQSFIRNRIKGFYTHMKTRFALQILYMISTTFLRHLKRLNRQTDEIEKELHESMKNKQLYDLMGIEKSLVYFVTALKSNKVVLDKMMRQNIVKMYEEDQDLLEDVIIENRQGIEMAEVHSNILSGMMDAYASIISNNMNIVMKFLTSFTIILTIPTMVFSFYGMNVKLPFMNTPMAWMLTLGFAFGIAGALAIVFWRRKFF; this is encoded by the coding sequence ATGCATCAAATTTTCAAATCAGATGAAAACGGCAAATTAATTGAATTAGAAGAAGTAACCCGCAATTGTTGGATTAATATCGTTGCCCCTACTTCAGAAGAAATTAATAAAATTGCTGATAATTATGAAATCCCACTAGAATTCTTAGAAGATCCACTAGATAAAGATGAAAGCGCCCGGATTGAACGTGACGATGATTCCGATTCGGTTTTAATTGTTTGTGACTTTCCGGTAGTAGATGAAGATGATATTCATTATGCGTCATTTGAAACGATTCCGATGGGGATTATTATTACGAAAGACTACTTTATTACGATTTGTACGATTGATTCTTCCATTGTGCAATCATTTATTAGAAACCGTATTAAAGGCTTTTACACCCATATGAAAACGCGGTTCGCATTACAAATTTTATACATGATTTCAACGACTTTCTTACGTCACTTGAAACGCTTAAATCGCCAAACAGATGAAATCGAAAAAGAACTTCATGAATCAATGAAAAACAAACAATTGTATGATTTAATGGGAATTGAAAAAAGTTTAGTTTACTTTGTGACAGCCCTTAAATCAAATAAAGTAGTACTCGATAAAATGATGCGTCAAAATATCGTTAAAATGTACGAGGAAGATCAAGATTTACTGGAAGATGTTATTATTGAAAATCGCCAAGGAATTGAAATGGCGGAAGTTCATTCGAATATTTTAAGTGGGATGATGGATGCTTATGCTTCGATTATCTCCAACAATATGAATATCGTGATGAAATTCCTGACTTCTTTTACCATCATCTTAACTATTCCTACGATGGTCTTTAGTTTTTACGGAATGAACGTTAAATTGCCGTTTATGAACACACCAATGGCCTGGATGCTAACACTTGGTTTTGCGTTTGGAATTGCCGGCGCACTTGCGATTGTGTTTTGGCGGAGGAAATTCTTTTAA
- a CDS encoding UPF0223 family protein has protein sequence MEYSYPLNPDWTTEEMTIVVQFLEAIERAYEKGIDTLELKEKYRAFKQVVPSKGEEKRLGADFEKASGYSAYKVMQLVKNATTSKIKMQP, from the coding sequence ATGGAATACAGTTATCCACTAAATCCAGATTGGACAACCGAAGAAATGACAATTGTTGTCCAGTTTTTAGAGGCGATTGAACGCGCATACGAAAAAGGAATTGATACGCTAGAACTAAAAGAGAAGTACCGTGCTTTTAAACAAGTTGTCCCTTCTAAAGGAGAAGAAAAACGACTTGGAGCAGATTTTGAGAAAGCGAGCGGTTATTCTGCCTATAAGGTCATGCAACTAGTAAAAAACGCAACAACCAGCAAAATAAAAATGCAACCATAA
- a CDS encoding DsbA family protein produces MDISQIKANMVTPEVGIHVGDKAAPVKVMSFINLRCPFCREWNEKSQEVLTEFIQAGKIELIIKPFDKEKESLQRGNVAHRYLDYSTPEETRETINKIYSTQDEWGSLSLEEVATYMESKLGLTEQDNKAASEKIIREANEANVVFVPTVIVGEHIFDEHISPEQLRTLLNGELA; encoded by the coding sequence ATGGATATTAGTCAAATTAAAGCAAACATGGTAACACCAGAAGTAGGAATACACGTAGGAGATAAAGCGGCTCCTGTCAAAGTAATGTCATTCATCAATCTACGTTGCCCATTCTGTCGTGAGTGGAATGAAAAATCACAAGAGGTACTAACAGAGTTTATTCAAGCAGGCAAAATCGAACTTATCATCAAACCGTTTGACAAAGAAAAAGAATCTTTACAACGCGGAAATGTCGCGCACCGTTATTTAGATTATTCCACACCAGAAGAAACGCGTGAAACAATCAATAAAATTTACAGCACGCAAGATGAGTGGGGTAGTCTGTCTTTAGAGGAAGTAGCAACATATATGGAATCTAAATTAGGATTAACAGAGCAAGACAACAAAGCGGCATCAGAAAAAATAATCAGAGAAGCAAATGAAGCGAACGTGGTGTTTGTTCCAACAGTTATCGTTGGCGAACATATCTTTGATGAACATATTAGCCCAGAACAATTACGTACATTATTGAACGGCGAATTAGCTTAA
- a CDS encoding inositol monophosphatase family protein: protein MDSEKIDYLARLWIMEAAAKIKQSFKETLDIDVKSGRNDLVTNMDKETETFFVEQIKEHFPGHRLFGEEGMADSVTNLDGVVWILDPIDGTLNFVEQQRDFAISLAVYEDGVGILGYIYDVVRDELYFGEKGKGASVNGKPIPKIDAKRELQDALLIANLSVTRKYPSMWEAVKASRGLRLHGAASLEYMDVATGRAGAYLSANLAPWDIAAGKIIVEELGGIVTRIDGEKINMLEKGSSIVATPKIHQTLLDNYLP, encoded by the coding sequence ATGGATAGTGAAAAAATAGATTATTTAGCACGCTTATGGATTATGGAAGCAGCTGCTAAAATTAAGCAATCGTTTAAAGAAACTTTAGATATTGATGTAAAATCAGGTCGGAATGATTTAGTGACCAATATGGATAAAGAAACAGAAACATTTTTTGTGGAGCAAATTAAAGAACATTTCCCCGGGCATCGTTTGTTTGGAGAAGAGGGGATGGCAGATTCGGTAACTAACTTGGACGGTGTTGTTTGGATTCTTGATCCGATTGATGGCACGCTGAATTTTGTTGAGCAACAAAGGGACTTCGCGATTTCGTTAGCTGTTTATGAAGATGGCGTTGGAATACTTGGATATATTTATGACGTCGTGCGGGATGAACTTTACTTTGGAGAAAAAGGAAAGGGCGCATCAGTGAATGGTAAACCAATTCCTAAAATAGATGCTAAACGCGAACTTCAAGATGCTTTATTAATTGCCAATCTAAGCGTAACTAGAAAATATCCATCTATGTGGGAAGCGGTAAAAGCATCTCGTGGCTTACGACTTCACGGAGCAGCTTCACTTGAATATATGGACGTAGCAACAGGTCGAGCGGGAGCATATCTTTCTGCTAATTTAGCTCCATGGGATATTGCGGCTGGAAAAATTATTGTCGAAGAATTAGGTGGAATTGTGACTAGAATTGACGGCGAAAAAATCAATATGTTAGAAAAAGGAAGTTCGATTGTCGCAACACCGAAAATTCATCAAACCTTATTAGATAACTACCTGCCTTAA
- a CDS encoding Rossmann-fold NAD(P)-binding domain-containing protein yields MASKKKKIVVIGRSNLQNLYIHTVLLKKLSAEIYLIDDLAKASVQDFEYASYYHPAATISTGSFNECRNADLVIFFQEEMSDSTISKEENLALIKEKVKKMMATGFQGIVIVATAESNVVAALIKRFSGLPGNQIITLGTSLATSYFQVEIAKLFKISPKNVHGYIIGDNSSDVIPVWSRAFLGGKPILSYLTEEPRRLTSEDLQNLANRMTKIPDFPFENKDGCTFRFSTVTVLAELTEVILRDEARVLTVGVEVKSAYGLAEPVFVSVPAVIGASGVQELLELNLSEDEQKELKQIATKTTQKLELMQLDKGGIS; encoded by the coding sequence ATGGCATCTAAGAAGAAAAAAATTGTTGTTATCGGTAGAAGCAATTTGCAAAATCTCTACATTCATACAGTTCTTTTGAAGAAGCTTTCCGCTGAAATTTACTTAATAGATGATCTAGCTAAGGCGAGCGTACAAGATTTTGAATATGCAAGTTATTATCATCCTGCTGCAACCATAAGTACGGGTAGTTTTAATGAGTGTAGAAATGCTGATTTAGTCATTTTTTTTCAAGAGGAAATGTCTGATTCTACTATTTCAAAAGAAGAAAATCTAGCGCTCATTAAAGAAAAAGTGAAGAAAATGATGGCAACTGGATTTCAAGGAATTGTTATCGTGGCAACAGCCGAAAGTAACGTCGTCGCAGCGTTAATTAAACGTTTTTCTGGCTTGCCTGGAAATCAAATTATCACACTTGGAACGAGCCTAGCAACATCTTATTTTCAAGTGGAGATTGCTAAACTATTTAAAATCAGCCCCAAAAATGTGCATGGCTATATTATTGGTGATAATTCCAGTGATGTCATTCCAGTTTGGAGTAGGGCTTTTCTTGGTGGGAAACCTATTTTAAGTTATTTAACAGAGGAACCAAGACGGCTTACCTCAGAAGACTTGCAAAATCTCGCAAATCGGATGACGAAGATTCCAGACTTTCCTTTTGAAAATAAAGATGGTTGCACGTTTCGTTTTAGTACAGTGACAGTACTTGCTGAATTAACAGAAGTGATTTTACGAGACGAGGCACGAGTGCTTACAGTCGGCGTGGAAGTGAAATCGGCATATGGTTTAGCAGAACCGGTTTTTGTAAGCGTACCAGCTGTTATCGGTGCTTCTGGAGTGCAGGAATTACTAGAATTAAACTTATCCGAGGATGAACAAAAAGAACTTAAACAAATCGCAACTAAAACAACGCAAAAATTGGAATTAATGCAACTTGATAAAGGAGGAATTAGTTAA
- the typA gene encoding translational GTPase TypA, protein MNLRNDIRNVAIIAHVDHGKTTLVDQLLRQSGTFRDNETVAERAMDNNDLERERGITILAKNTAIKYEDTRVNIMDTPGHADFGGEVERIMKMVDGVLLVVDAYEGTMPQTRFVLKKALEQNLTPIVVVNKIDRDFARPEEVVDEVLELFIELGANDDQLEFPVVYASAINGTSSYDSDPAEQKETMKPLLDTIIEHIPAPVDNSDEPLQFQVSLLDYNDYVGRIGIGRVFRGTMHVGQTVALIKLDGTVKQFRVSKMFGFFGLKRDEIKEAKAGDLVALAGMEDIFVGETVTPFDHQEALPLLRIDEPTLQMTFVTNNSPFAGREGKHVTSRKIEERLLAELQTDVSLRVEPTASPDAWVVSGRGELHLSILIETMRREGYELQVSKPEVIIREIDGVKCEPVEDVQIDTPEEFMGSVIESISQRKGEMKNMINDGNGQVRLQFIVPARGLIGYTTDFLSMTRGYGIINHTFDSYQPIQKGRVGGRSRGVLVSMETGKSTTYGTMQVEDRGTIFIEPGTDIYEGMIVGENNRDGDIAVNIVKAKQMTNIRSANKDQTNVIKKPRHLSLEESLEFLNEDEYCEVTPQSIRLRKKILNKNEREKAAKRSKTAE, encoded by the coding sequence TTGAATTTAAGAAATGATATTCGTAATGTAGCAATTATTGCCCACGTTGACCATGGTAAAACAACGCTAGTAGACCAATTACTACGCCAATCAGGTACTTTCCGCGACAATGAAACAGTTGCAGAACGTGCGATGGACAACAATGATTTAGAAAGAGAACGTGGTATTACAATTTTAGCAAAAAATACAGCGATTAAGTATGAAGATACACGTGTAAACATCATGGATACACCTGGACACGCCGATTTTGGCGGAGAAGTAGAACGTATCATGAAAATGGTTGATGGTGTTCTTTTAGTAGTGGACGCGTATGAAGGTACAATGCCTCAAACACGTTTTGTACTAAAAAAAGCACTAGAACAAAACCTAACACCAATCGTCGTAGTTAACAAAATTGACCGTGACTTTGCTCGCCCAGAAGAAGTTGTGGATGAAGTATTAGAACTATTCATCGAACTAGGTGCAAATGATGATCAATTAGAATTCCCAGTTGTTTATGCTTCTGCAATCAACGGAACTTCAAGTTATGATTCCGATCCAGCAGAACAAAAAGAAACAATGAAACCACTTTTAGATACTATTATTGAACATATTCCGGCTCCAGTTGATAATAGCGACGAACCACTTCAATTCCAAGTTTCATTACTTGATTACAATGATTATGTTGGTCGTATCGGTATTGGCCGTGTTTTCCGCGGAACAATGCACGTTGGACAAACAGTTGCTTTAATCAAACTTGATGGCACTGTAAAACAATTCCGTGTATCGAAAATGTTCGGTTTCTTCGGACTAAAACGTGATGAAATTAAAGAAGCAAAAGCCGGTGATTTAGTAGCACTTGCAGGAATGGAAGATATCTTCGTTGGTGAAACAGTAACACCATTTGACCATCAAGAAGCACTTCCACTTTTACGTATTGACGAACCAACACTACAAATGACTTTTGTAACTAATAACAGTCCTTTCGCTGGTCGTGAAGGTAAACACGTAACAAGCCGTAAAATTGAAGAACGTTTACTAGCTGAACTTCAAACAGATGTATCGCTTCGTGTAGAACCAACCGCTTCTCCGGATGCATGGGTTGTTTCAGGACGCGGAGAACTACATTTATCTATCCTTATCGAAACAATGCGTCGTGAAGGTTATGAATTACAAGTTTCAAAACCAGAAGTTATCATTCGTGAAATTGATGGCGTGAAATGTGAACCAGTAGAAGACGTTCAAATTGATACTCCAGAAGAATTCATGGGATCTGTTATTGAATCTATTAGCCAACGTAAAGGTGAAATGAAAAACATGATTAACGATGGTAACGGACAAGTTCGTTTACAATTCATCGTTCCAGCTCGTGGTTTAATTGGTTACACAACTGATTTCCTTTCAATGACTCGTGGTTATGGTATTATCAACCATACTTTCGATAGCTACCAACCAATCCAAAAAGGACGCGTTGGTGGACGTAGCCGTGGTGTTCTTGTATCAATGGAAACTGGTAAATCAACTACTTACGGAACAATGCAAGTAGAAGACCGTGGTACTATTTTCATCGAGCCAGGTACTGATATTTATGAAGGTATGATTGTTGGGGAAAATAACCGTGATGGAGATATTGCTGTTAATATTGTGAAAGCAAAACAAATGACTAACATTCGTTCTGCTAACAAAGATCAAACTAACGTTATCAAAAAACCTCGTCACTTATCTCTAGAAGAATCATTAGAATTCCTAAACGAAGACGAATACTGTGAAGTTACACCACAATCTATCCGTTTGCGTAAAAAAATTCTAAACAAAAACGAACGTGAAAAAGCAGCAAAACGCTCAAAAACTGCTGAATAA
- a CDS encoding YlaN family protein, translating into MANKKIDHREEAVELLKQDAKRILQLIKVQMDNLTLPQCPAYEEVLDTQMYGLSREINFATRLGLIEPEEGKKLISTLEKELSTLHELSMSKK; encoded by the coding sequence ATGGCAAACAAAAAAATAGATCACAGAGAAGAGGCTGTTGAGCTTCTGAAGCAAGATGCAAAACGAATCTTACAGTTGATTAAAGTCCAAATGGATAATTTAACATTACCACAATGTCCAGCATATGAAGAAGTACTTGATACCCAAATGTATGGTTTATCACGTGAAATTAACTTTGCAACCCGCCTAGGATTAATTGAACCAGAGGAAGGGAAAAAACTAATTTCCACACTGGAAAAAGAATTATCCACTTTGCACGAATTATCTATGAGTAAAAAATAA
- the lpdA gene encoding dihydrolipoyl dehydrogenase, with protein MVVGDFPEERDTIVIGAGPGGYVAAIRAAQLGQKVTIIEKEYYGGVCLNVGCIPSKALITVGHRFKEANHSDNMGITADNVSLDFTKAQEWKGSVVNKLTSGVKGLLKKNKVEMLEGEAFFVDDHSLRVIHPDSAQTYTFNNVIIATGSRPIEIPGFKYGKRVLSSTGALALTEVPKKLVVIGGGYIGTELGGAFANLGTELTILEGGPEILPTYEKDMVSLVKRNLKSKNVEMVTKALAKSAEETENGVKVTYEANGETKTIEADYVLVTVGRRPNTDEIGLEQAGVKVTERGLVEVDKQGRSNIPNIFAIGDIVPGVPLAHKASYEAKIAAEAIAGENAENDYTALPAVVFSDPELATVGLTEKEAKEKGFDVKAAKFPFGGNGRALSLDAPEGFVRLVTRKEDGLVIGAQVAGMNASDIISEIGLAIESGITAEDIALTIHAHPSLGELTMEAAELALGRPIHM; from the coding sequence ATGGTAGTAGGCGATTTTCCAGAAGAAAGAGACACCATAGTCATCGGTGCAGGCCCAGGTGGGTATGTAGCCGCAATTCGAGCAGCACAACTCGGACAAAAAGTTACCATTATTGAAAAAGAATATTACGGCGGTGTTTGTTTGAACGTTGGATGTATTCCTTCTAAAGCACTTATCACTGTTGGTCACCGTTTTAAAGAAGCGAACCACTCTGATAACATGGGAATCACAGCTGATAACGTAAGCTTAGATTTCACTAAAGCACAAGAATGGAAAGGAAGCGTCGTTAACAAGCTTACATCAGGAGTTAAAGGCCTTCTTAAGAAAAATAAAGTAGAAATGTTAGAAGGAGAAGCGTTCTTCGTGGATGATCATTCTTTACGTGTGATTCACCCTGATTCCGCTCAAACTTATACATTCAATAACGTTATCATTGCAACAGGATCTCGTCCAATCGAAATCCCTGGTTTCAAATATGGTAAACGTGTATTAAGTTCTACTGGCGCGCTTGCATTAACAGAAGTTCCGAAAAAATTAGTCGTTATTGGCGGCGGATATATCGGAACAGAATTAGGTGGAGCGTTCGCTAACCTTGGAACAGAACTTACCATCCTTGAAGGCGGCCCAGAAATCTTACCAACTTACGAAAAAGATATGGTTTCGCTTGTAAAACGTAATCTGAAAAGCAAAAACGTTGAAATGGTTACTAAAGCACTTGCAAAATCCGCTGAAGAAACCGAAAATGGCGTAAAAGTAACTTATGAAGCAAATGGTGAAACAAAAACTATCGAAGCTGACTACGTGTTAGTAACAGTAGGTCGTCGTCCAAATACAGACGAAATTGGTTTAGAACAAGCTGGCGTAAAAGTAACTGAACGTGGCTTAGTAGAAGTAGACAAACAAGGTCGCTCTAACATTCCAAACATTTTTGCAATTGGTGATATCGTTCCTGGTGTCCCACTTGCGCATAAAGCAAGCTACGAAGCAAAAATTGCTGCTGAAGCAATCGCTGGTGAAAATGCAGAAAACGACTATACAGCACTTCCAGCTGTCGTATTCAGTGATCCAGAACTTGCAACAGTTGGTTTGACTGAAAAAGAAGCAAAAGAAAAAGGCTTTGATGTAAAAGCTGCTAAATTCCCATTCGGTGGTAACGGTCGTGCACTTTCTTTAGATGCACCTGAAGGATTTGTTCGTCTAGTTACTCGTAAAGAAGATGGCCTAGTTATCGGTGCGCAAGTTGCCGGAATGAACGCTTCTGATATTATTTCAGAAATCGGCTTAGCAATCGAATCAGGCATTACTGCAGAAGACATCGCGCTTACCATTCATGCTCACCCTTCACTTGGAGAGTTAACAATGGAAGCTGCCGAACTTGCTTTAGGTCGCCCAATTCACATGTGA
- a CDS encoding YktB family protein: protein MTFTGFTKQDFKTMQIPGLEARMAGIQNDIQPKFRAVGAELTTYLSTKLGDEMFLHIARHQRRSVNPPESTWLAICHDKRGYKKHPHFQVGLFDNYLFIWLAFIYENEQSAKIANRFLKEKKLFADLPDSFAISPDHTEEKTYPVHNGELVPTLERFRDVKKGEFLVGKIFLPDDTALTSGKSFLKEAETVLDELIPFYKASLQ, encoded by the coding sequence ATGACTTTTACAGGTTTTACGAAACAAGATTTTAAAACAATGCAAATTCCCGGACTTGAAGCAAGAATGGCCGGAATTCAAAATGATATTCAACCAAAATTTAGAGCAGTTGGAGCGGAATTAACGACTTATTTAAGTACTAAGCTTGGCGATGAAATGTTCTTACATATTGCTCGTCACCAAAGGCGTTCGGTCAATCCCCCAGAAAGCACTTGGTTAGCGATTTGTCATGATAAACGTGGCTATAAAAAACATCCACATTTTCAAGTAGGTCTGTTTGATAACTATTTGTTTATTTGGTTAGCTTTTATTTATGAAAATGAACAAAGCGCTAAAATTGCCAACCGTTTTTTAAAAGAGAAAAAATTGTTTGCGGATTTACCAGATAGTTTTGCAATTTCGCCTGATCATACCGAAGAAAAAACCTATCCCGTTCATAACGGAGAGTTAGTTCCAACTTTAGAACGTTTCCGTGATGTTAAAAAAGGCGAATTTTTAGTTGGGAAAATATTCCTGCCTGATGACACTGCTTTGACTTCCGGAAAATCCTTCCTAAAAGAAGCGGAAACAGTACTTGATGAACTAATCCCATTCTATAAGGCTTCCTTGCAATAA
- a CDS encoding FtsW/RodA/SpoVE family cell cycle protein: MFKRILKSYDYAFIAVFILLCLFGIIMIYSASWSLAIGKDLPADYYYMRQVKNFIISFIFFILFALVPFKFFQNNKVLMLIVFGTIGILLLIFLIGKTVNNANSWLVVGPRSLQPGEFAKLAVIIYMSAIYAKKQSYIDDFNRGVLPPIFFLAFVCFLIAIQPDTGTAFIIFLVGCCIIVASGMRLRTIMKLIGIGLGVLVALTLILFALPDSVRNEIVSPTKVARITTFMNPFEYADKEGHQLINSFYAIGSGGVSGQGLGESVQKLGYLPEAHTDFIIAVVAEELGVFGVMFIILGLFFLIYKTISTGLRAKDPFASLMCYGIASLIAIQAFINLGGASGLIPLTGVTLPFISYGGSSLMVLSMMIGIVANISMFNKYHRVYNADGSKQVKPKKQKRR, from the coding sequence ATGTTTAAACGAATTTTAAAATCATATGATTACGCATTTATAGCTGTGTTTATACTTCTGTGTTTATTTGGGATTATTATGATTTACAGTGCCAGTTGGTCACTAGCTATTGGAAAAGATTTGCCAGCTGATTATTATTATATGCGTCAAGTGAAGAACTTTATTATTAGTTTTATCTTTTTTATACTTTTTGCGCTCGTCCCCTTCAAATTTTTTCAAAACAACAAAGTACTAATGTTAATAGTTTTTGGGACTATTGGTATCTTATTATTAATCTTTTTAATTGGTAAGACTGTAAATAACGCCAACAGTTGGCTGGTTGTAGGTCCACGTTCATTACAACCAGGGGAATTTGCGAAGTTAGCAGTCATCATTTACATGTCTGCAATTTATGCGAAGAAGCAGAGCTATATTGACGACTTTAACCGTGGTGTTTTACCGCCGATTTTCTTTCTAGCTTTTGTTTGTTTTCTAATTGCGATTCAGCCAGATACTGGGACTGCTTTTATTATTTTCTTAGTTGGTTGCTGTATTATTGTTGCTTCAGGAATGCGGCTCCGAACGATAATGAAACTGATTGGAATAGGACTTGGTGTTCTTGTGGCGCTCACCCTTATTCTGTTCGCATTACCAGACAGTGTTCGAAACGAAATTGTGTCACCAACAAAAGTAGCACGGATTACCACGTTTATGAATCCTTTTGAATATGCGGATAAAGAAGGACATCAATTGATTAACTCGTTTTATGCAATTGGTTCAGGAGGCGTTTCAGGTCAAGGGCTTGGTGAGAGCGTTCAAAAGCTTGGTTATTTACCAGAAGCACATACCGATTTTATTATCGCGGTAGTTGCAGAAGAATTGGGCGTTTTCGGAGTGATGTTCATTATTTTAGGATTGTTTTTCCTTATATATAAAACGATTAGTACCGGCTTGAGGGCAAAGGATCCATTTGCTTCATTAATGTGTTACGGCATTGCTAGTTTGATTGCGATTCAAGCTTTTATTAATTTGGGCGGGGCAAGTGGACTTATTCCGCTTACCGGTGTAACCTTGCCATTTATTAGTTATGGTGGTTCCTCATTAATGGTGCTTTCAATGATGATTGGAATAGTAGCTAACATCTCGATGTTTAATAAGTATCATCGCGTGTATAATGCAGATGGTTCTAAACAAGTAAAACCTAAAAAACAAAAAAGAAGATAG
- a CDS encoding YlaI family protein, which translates to MNAKCILCERVDELDNREFKTKQLRNKPIRMYLCPECEHRVAINTISRVNSGHFNFHKPVVISNSELKNMLADKDGTLAE; encoded by the coding sequence TTGAATGCAAAATGTATTTTATGCGAACGTGTAGATGAACTAGACAATCGTGAGTTTAAGACTAAGCAATTACGCAACAAACCTATTAGAATGTATTTATGTCCTGAATGTGAACATCGAGTAGCTATCAATACTATCAGCCGCGTTAATTCTGGTCATTTTAATTTCCATAAACCAGTCGTGATTTCAAATAGTGAGTTGAAAAATATGCTTGCAGATAAAGATGGAACACTAGCAGAATAA